The Osmerus eperlanus chromosome 15, fOsmEpe2.1, whole genome shotgun sequence genome includes a window with the following:
- the rnf6 gene encoding E3 ubiquitin-protein ligase RNF6 isoform X2 produces the protein MVMDPPGGRDERRRQAERLRREEAYYHFINELSEEEYRLMRDSNLLGTPGEVTAEELRQRLDGAKERVSSQPRPEPRLQNPEAGEESSSGAAEPGTETSNGDSLLEWLNTFRRTGNATRSGQSGNQTWRAVSRTNPNSGEFRFSLEININHEQPEPGEHSEAPDPTELPLPPSSTASASIRTAPYTPPPRPSPYTPPRITPYTSARPTLSRRAQTRRTRSSTTPPVTAPPPSTPVAPVTPAPRRGVALHLPSAPPVVPPSPHNPSSLSLAQPPRAAVAEGQEEAAAAPDCPRVALQAGGFPGPLAGREPRSSRTRSRGRIRRATAGVGASSRSSRRSRSPLQRSPAPGVALPSSGGSSSSSSNAHTAEPGHGTPSVPIATAEAAAEPAPLTEPIPEAGEQEGESHAAGGAGTGVRRHPTIMLDLQVRRIRPGENRDRDSIASRTRSRARAAENTVTFESDSGGFRRTISRSERAGIRTYVSTIRIPLRRISETGLGEPSSTALRSILRQIMTGFGELSSLMETEADSESAAPAHPDPNGPNVTATAQAYRIHSNEGMLGHVGAAGAEPAREGLAGTVEEEAQARLGGGVANPNEGRPTSRDTNNLVENGTLPILRLAHFFLLNDEEDEEHPRGLTKEQIDNLATRTYGQASLEGELGRACSVCINEYAQGNKLRRLPCAHEFHIHCIDRWLSENNTCPICRQPILAVHQD, from the exons ATGGTGATGGACCCTCCTGGTGGGCGAGATGAGCGAAGGAGACAGGCGGAGCGTCTTCGACGGGAGGAGGCGTACTATCACTTCATCAACGAGCTAAGCGAAGAAGAATACCGTCTCATGAGGGACAGTAACCTTCTGGGCACACCTG GGGAGGTGACGGCAGAGGAGCTGCGGCAGCGCCTGGACGGAGCGAAGGAGCGCGTGTCGTCCCAGCCCCGCCCTGAGCCACGCCTGCAGAACcctgaggcaggagaggagagcagcagtg GGGCTGCTGAGCCAGGAACGGAGACCTCAAACGGGGACTCACTGCTGGAGTGGCTGAACACGTTCCGGCGTACTGGCAACGCCACCCGCAGCGGGCAGAGCGGAAACCAGACCTGGCGCGCGGTCAGCCGCACCAACCCCAACAGCGGGGAGTTCCGCTTCAGCCTGGAGATCAACATCAACCACGAGCAGCCGGAGCCAGGGGAGCACAGTGAGGCTCCCGACCCCACGGAGctgccccttcccccctcatccACGGCCTCAGCCTCCATACGCACTGCCCcctacacgccccccccccggccATCGCCCTACACCCCCCCAAGGATCACACCGTACACCTCGGCACGCCCCACTTTGAGTAGGAGGGCTCAGACACGGCGCACTCGCAGCAGCACCACCCCTCCGGTCaccgccccacccccctctaccCCGGTGGCTCCTGTCACCCCGGCTCCAAGAAGAGGTGTGGCCTTGCACCTCCCATCCGCCCCTCCCGTTGTGCCCCCTAGCCCTCACAATCCGAGTAGCCTCTCTCTGGCTCAGCCCCCCAGAGCAGCTGTggcggaggggcaggaggaggcggCTGCTGCCCCAGACTGTCCCCGCGTGGCCCTCCAGGCCGGCGGCTTCCCGGGGCCGCTAGCGGGTCGAGAGCCACGCAGCAGCAGGACTCGATCCCGCGGACGGATCCGCAGGGCGACCGCAGGGGTCGGGGCCTCCTCCCGGTCGTCACGGCGAAGCCGGTCCCCTCTGCAGAGGAGCCCCGCCCCCGGCGTTGCCCTGCCCTCTAGtggcggcagcagcagcagcagctccaacGCCCACACTGCCGAGCCTGGCCATGGAACCCCCTCTGTTCCCATAGCGACGGCGGAGGCTGCAGCAGAGCCGGCTCCTCTGACGGAGCCCATCCCAGAGGCGGGGGAACAGGAGGGTGAGTCGCACGCGGCCGGCGGAGCGGGAACAGGCGTGCGGCGACACCCCACCATCATGCTGGATCTGCAGGTGAGGCGGATCCGTCCGGGGGAGAACCGGGACCGGGACAGCATCGCCAGCAGGACACGCTCGCGGGCCCGAGCCGCGGAGAACACCGTCACCTTCGAGAGCGACAGCGGCGGCTTCCGGCGCACCATCTCCCGCTCGGAGCGGGCCGGGATCCGAACCTACGTGAGCACCATCCGGATCCCCCTGAGGCGCATCAGCgagacagggctgggggagCCCAGCTCCACCGCCCTCAGGTCCATCCTGCGGCAGATCATGACGGGCTTCGGAGAGCTCAGCTCTCTCATGGAGACGGAGGCCGACTCGGAGAGCGCCGCGCCCGCCCACCCCGACCCCAACGGCCCCAACGTCACAGCCACCGCGCAGGCCTACCGGATCCACAGCAACGAGGGCATGCTGGGCCACGTGGGCGCCGCGGGGGCGGAGCCTGCGAGGGAGGGGCTAGCGGggacggtggaggaggaggctcaGGCGAGGTTAGGAGGGGGCGTGGCCAACCCCAACGAGGGCCGGCCCACCAGCAGGGACACCAACAACCTGGTGGAGAACGGAACGCTGCCCATCCTTCGGCTGGCACACTTCTTCCTGCTCAacgacgaggaggacgaggaacaCCCTCGCGGCCTGACCAAAGAGCAGATCGACAATCTGGCCACGCGCACCTACGGCCAGGCCAGCTTGGAGGGCGAGCTGGGCCGAGCGTGCAGCGTCTGCATCAACGAGTACGCCCAGGGCAACAAGCTGCGCCGTCTGCCCTGCGCCCACGAGTTCCACATCCACTGCATCGACCGCTGGCTGTCTGAAAACAACACCTGCCCCATCTGCAGGCAGCCCATCCTCGCCGTACACCAagactga
- the rnf6 gene encoding E3 ubiquitin-protein ligase RNF6 isoform X1: protein MLTALRLVLGVALLVPSWLHCRSERRASPSILQLLCQVPNTSKWRCHLLIFTTETFPGLSVSMVMDPPGGRDERRRQAERLRREEAYYHFINELSEEEYRLMRDSNLLGTPGEVTAEELRQRLDGAKERVSSQPRPEPRLQNPEAGEESSSGAAEPGTETSNGDSLLEWLNTFRRTGNATRSGQSGNQTWRAVSRTNPNSGEFRFSLEININHEQPEPGEHSEAPDPTELPLPPSSTASASIRTAPYTPPPRPSPYTPPRITPYTSARPTLSRRAQTRRTRSSTTPPVTAPPPSTPVAPVTPAPRRGVALHLPSAPPVVPPSPHNPSSLSLAQPPRAAVAEGQEEAAAAPDCPRVALQAGGFPGPLAGREPRSSRTRSRGRIRRATAGVGASSRSSRRSRSPLQRSPAPGVALPSSGGSSSSSSNAHTAEPGHGTPSVPIATAEAAAEPAPLTEPIPEAGEQEGESHAAGGAGTGVRRHPTIMLDLQVRRIRPGENRDRDSIASRTRSRARAAENTVTFESDSGGFRRTISRSERAGIRTYVSTIRIPLRRISETGLGEPSSTALRSILRQIMTGFGELSSLMETEADSESAAPAHPDPNGPNVTATAQAYRIHSNEGMLGHVGAAGAEPAREGLAGTVEEEAQARLGGGVANPNEGRPTSRDTNNLVENGTLPILRLAHFFLLNDEEDEEHPRGLTKEQIDNLATRTYGQASLEGELGRACSVCINEYAQGNKLRRLPCAHEFHIHCIDRWLSENNTCPICRQPILAVHQD, encoded by the exons CGGTTTCCATGGTGATGGACCCTCCTGGTGGGCGAGATGAGCGAAGGAGACAGGCGGAGCGTCTTCGACGGGAGGAGGCGTACTATCACTTCATCAACGAGCTAAGCGAAGAAGAATACCGTCTCATGAGGGACAGTAACCTTCTGGGCACACCTG GGGAGGTGACGGCAGAGGAGCTGCGGCAGCGCCTGGACGGAGCGAAGGAGCGCGTGTCGTCCCAGCCCCGCCCTGAGCCACGCCTGCAGAACcctgaggcaggagaggagagcagcagtg GGGCTGCTGAGCCAGGAACGGAGACCTCAAACGGGGACTCACTGCTGGAGTGGCTGAACACGTTCCGGCGTACTGGCAACGCCACCCGCAGCGGGCAGAGCGGAAACCAGACCTGGCGCGCGGTCAGCCGCACCAACCCCAACAGCGGGGAGTTCCGCTTCAGCCTGGAGATCAACATCAACCACGAGCAGCCGGAGCCAGGGGAGCACAGTGAGGCTCCCGACCCCACGGAGctgccccttcccccctcatccACGGCCTCAGCCTCCATACGCACTGCCCcctacacgccccccccccggccATCGCCCTACACCCCCCCAAGGATCACACCGTACACCTCGGCACGCCCCACTTTGAGTAGGAGGGCTCAGACACGGCGCACTCGCAGCAGCACCACCCCTCCGGTCaccgccccacccccctctaccCCGGTGGCTCCTGTCACCCCGGCTCCAAGAAGAGGTGTGGCCTTGCACCTCCCATCCGCCCCTCCCGTTGTGCCCCCTAGCCCTCACAATCCGAGTAGCCTCTCTCTGGCTCAGCCCCCCAGAGCAGCTGTggcggaggggcaggaggaggcggCTGCTGCCCCAGACTGTCCCCGCGTGGCCCTCCAGGCCGGCGGCTTCCCGGGGCCGCTAGCGGGTCGAGAGCCACGCAGCAGCAGGACTCGATCCCGCGGACGGATCCGCAGGGCGACCGCAGGGGTCGGGGCCTCCTCCCGGTCGTCACGGCGAAGCCGGTCCCCTCTGCAGAGGAGCCCCGCCCCCGGCGTTGCCCTGCCCTCTAGtggcggcagcagcagcagcagctccaacGCCCACACTGCCGAGCCTGGCCATGGAACCCCCTCTGTTCCCATAGCGACGGCGGAGGCTGCAGCAGAGCCGGCTCCTCTGACGGAGCCCATCCCAGAGGCGGGGGAACAGGAGGGTGAGTCGCACGCGGCCGGCGGAGCGGGAACAGGCGTGCGGCGACACCCCACCATCATGCTGGATCTGCAGGTGAGGCGGATCCGTCCGGGGGAGAACCGGGACCGGGACAGCATCGCCAGCAGGACACGCTCGCGGGCCCGAGCCGCGGAGAACACCGTCACCTTCGAGAGCGACAGCGGCGGCTTCCGGCGCACCATCTCCCGCTCGGAGCGGGCCGGGATCCGAACCTACGTGAGCACCATCCGGATCCCCCTGAGGCGCATCAGCgagacagggctgggggagCCCAGCTCCACCGCCCTCAGGTCCATCCTGCGGCAGATCATGACGGGCTTCGGAGAGCTCAGCTCTCTCATGGAGACGGAGGCCGACTCGGAGAGCGCCGCGCCCGCCCACCCCGACCCCAACGGCCCCAACGTCACAGCCACCGCGCAGGCCTACCGGATCCACAGCAACGAGGGCATGCTGGGCCACGTGGGCGCCGCGGGGGCGGAGCCTGCGAGGGAGGGGCTAGCGGggacggtggaggaggaggctcaGGCGAGGTTAGGAGGGGGCGTGGCCAACCCCAACGAGGGCCGGCCCACCAGCAGGGACACCAACAACCTGGTGGAGAACGGAACGCTGCCCATCCTTCGGCTGGCACACTTCTTCCTGCTCAacgacgaggaggacgaggaacaCCCTCGCGGCCTGACCAAAGAGCAGATCGACAATCTGGCCACGCGCACCTACGGCCAGGCCAGCTTGGAGGGCGAGCTGGGCCGAGCGTGCAGCGTCTGCATCAACGAGTACGCCCAGGGCAACAAGCTGCGCCGTCTGCCCTGCGCCCACGAGTTCCACATCCACTGCATCGACCGCTGGCTGTCTGAAAACAACACCTGCCCCATCTGCAGGCAGCCCATCCTCGCCGTACACCAagactga